The genomic region CATGGGCAATTTCACACAACATGCAGGATATTTGCGATTTTAGTTGCTCGACATGACAACAATGGAGGACCTCATCGTGGCACAATCCGGCCAAGAGTTCACGCCGCCGCAGCCGACGACCAATAgctcgcgccgccgtcgccggagaccaAAGATCTCGCGCCGCAGCCGCCGGAGACCAAGAGCTCGCGAGCGCCGCCCGCGTACGACTTAGCACGCTGACCCTCGCCATGTCACGCCGCCGCTAATCTTGGGGAACATCCTCTCCGCTGCCAGCGGTCGGCCGTCGCCGTCGCGTCGCCCGGGAGAGAAAGGGGATGAGCGGACGGTCTGGCTGTTGTGCGCGAGTAATTTTTCTGCTGTTTTCTGCTCAAGAGGGGTGGGCTGTGGGGATGAAGTGGACGTTTCCACATCAGCGCGTATCGCTTGGTCCGTAGCAGCGGCCCGTAAGTGTAGCATTATCGTTTCCTATCCATCTCATCTCACTCACACCGTCACACAGACACAGTTACACTGCTGCAGATACTTCACTGCTACTGCCAGTTCACTTCCCTCGGATCTCCGCCGAGATGTCGACGGTGACCCGTGCCTACCTCGATcagaagctcgccgccgccaggcGCTGCTCCAGAGGTAACAAAAAGGAACGATATGATGTCGCGCTGGTTTACCATGCCGGCAATGCCCTTGCCCTTCTGTTCTAGTAGTACATTGCATTGCAGCTTTGTGTGGTACTGGTACTGTCTGCTGAAACATGTCTGTGGAACTGCAGAGGCCGCCGTGGCGGGAGCCAAGGCCGCGGCCGTCGCCACCGTCGCTGCCGCAGTACCTACAGTAAGTAGCCATTCAGTTCTTTGACGAAATCCTTGCACGGTTCATAGCATGTCTCATGGATGCGTTACCTGTAACTTCAGCTGGCGAGCATGAGGATGCTGCCGTGGGCGAGGGCGCACCTGAACCCCACAGGCCAGGCGCTCATCATCTCCACCGTCGCTGGGATGgcctacttcatcgtcgccgacaAGACCATCCTCTCCATGGCCAGGAAGCACTCCTTCGACGACGCGCCAGACCACCTCAAGAACACCTCCTTCCACTAATTAGCCCACAATAGATCCATTAGTGGCGCGcaataagatactccctctgttcggaaatacttgtcgaaaaaatgaatgtatctagtcgtattttagttttagatacattcatttttaccCGTTTtcgtgacaagtattttcggacggagggagtactaatattACTAGTAGTATAATGTTCAACAATTATGTGACATCACGCAAGGCTTGCAGACAGCGAGTGCTGTACTGTGCTGCTCTGCGTGCAGAAGCACTAATCTCATGTATCCGTGTATCCAGCCAGTAATCTTGAATTAATAATAACCTGCATTTGTACAACTCGGGTTGGCCATACCATCACACGACTTACATTTTCTTGTTTGTGACTGTCATTTGACATGCGGCGGTCGCTCTGTGGCAGAGCATGCACAAGACCGAAATAACACTACTACTAcattctttgatcctctattccTCCCCTGTTCCGCGATGCACGCCAGGATCATGTCACCTCACTTGTTTAAAATCTTTTGATGGGTTTTGAAAGATGGGGTGACAAATGAAGGAAGGTTTATTAATAAAGGAACAAAAGGAAATAATTATTATAGGATAACTAGTCGTACATTTAtcctcattgaaaaaatactcgTACGTTTTGAAACGCCACTCATGTACTAGCGGAGTCCCGCCTTTGACTTAGAGAGGTATTTCTTGCTAGAGATAAGGACCTGTATCAGTTTGCACGATGGTTCAGATGTAATTTCTCTCATAAATCGGATACAAATGAGGGCCCTTCGCGGGCATCCAAACAACACCTACGATCGTTTCTGATCATGTTGGCACACCCAAACTCCGTCCTATCTCGCCAAACTGGGGCCCTTCGCGGGTATCCAGACAACACCCACGACCGCTTCTGATCATGTTGGCACACCCAAACTCCGTCCTACCTCACCTGCACACTTTCTCGCTCGGCGCTATCTGTCCACATTCATGTCGCTGTAGAACGGCCGCTTCACATTGAAGCCGACCTAGAGCGaacacgacctctcactgcctccgcaACTGAAATGGCGCGCCGGCCGAGGGCGTCGCACGCTGCCCGTCCGGCTGAATACGCCTCCTCACTGCATTCAAACGGCTGCAAACTGCTCGCCTTCCTCCATTAAACTCGTGCATGTGCTAAGATATCtactcttgctggatcaagaaggagagggcGCCGCCAAGCCGtacgtgtgctaaactcagaggtgccgCACGTGCGGTACTTGGATTGAATTGGATCGTGATGCGAGTACAACTACGCCAAGCACGATCTCTAGATCGttaacgctttcggtctacaagggtatatagacaccaccccctctcattgatatacatctcctagattagaCCTTGGGTgttccactagtgcagaaccggacaatagcaccggttcgtaaggccctttagtgccggttccataaccggcactaaagtgtgggcactaaagcccccccccctttagtaccggttcagtacAAACCAGTGCTAAAGGaaaaccacgtggcatgagccagctccaggggcctggagccctttagtaccggttggtaagaccaaccggtactataaggtttggggtttttttagttttatgatttctttttcatttaattttgtgtttccattttaattctttttcgtttgctggtattttacgatatatagaatttctagtagaaccaatcatgcatatatatatcatcaatgtctcacaaaccatcatattaattaattcacacatacacacatgtatagctatatacaatttctcctacatatgcatgttgccttcggagccagtggcattagcctaattggtgccttcggagcacgatgacaattggaagtggttttcatgggggcggtagcgggtaatagtattctcccttcggatttctgacctggtcgagcaaaaatcccgctatttcctcttgaagtgcttctacgcgctccatttctaagagcttctcccgcacctttctgaactgttaagaaggagatcaatatgcatgtgtattagttgtgtgactagatattgataatggtgtaaaaattgtgaatagtgtattgacaagcgtacccattcctgtctttgagatctgctcctttcggacgccatcatgcgaatgttctcgcaaacgcagaatgcacacagatcagtcccctgcgtctacttcagggcctttacgagaatggaatttgatcagataataattaatcaagcatgataattaaagagatggcagctaactagctagctagtactacttaattacttaccttgggtcttccccatttaagcttttctttccattcgccttccgtgacgctgatgaaccttgaaTCTACACTTACAGGCCGCTGCTACGGACCAAGCGATACGCGCTGATGTGGAAACGTCCACGTCATCCCCACAGCCCACCCCTCTCGAGCAGAAAACAGCAGAAAAATTACTCGTGCACAACAGCCAGACCGTCCGCCTTCTTCTACCTCGAAAGAAAAGAACAGTCTGCCGCCTCCTCGTTTTCTAGACGGGCCGCTCGGATTCCCTCGCTCCACATTGAACAGATGGCCGCTGGGATTCTAGGTCAGGCGGCGTCGTTGTCGCAGCAGGTCGCAGCCTAAACTGTTGTCATGGCAGCCGGTCACCGTCGAAGCTTGAGGACTGGAGGAGGTGAGGTTCTTGCCCCAACATTGTTCAATCTTTGCATCTTCCATCTAACTTTTCTCGATCAGATTACGATTGATTTTTTTCGTTTCAACAGCTGATGTCGTCGCAGCTGCTCACTGTCAAAGCTTCGACAACGTGGACGACGCTGGGGGTGGAGCTCTTGTGTGCCTGGGCGAGCTCGGGGACTAGAGGAGGTGAGGGTTTTGCCCCAATATTTTGTTATGTTCAATATCTGCACCTTTTATCTAGCTTTTCTTGACCGTACGGTCGATGTTACTGTATGTTGATCGATTCTTATATTCCTTTCTTCTCTCTGAATCTACATGCCTCTGAATCTACAAGCTTCTGAATCTACAAGCTTCTGAATCTACATGCCTCTGAATCTGCATGCCTCTGAATCTACAGTATGTTACCATCCCCTATCAATTTAGTTATATTGCCTTTGAACAATAATAATGTTTAAAGTTTTCTTGATTTATAGAAATGGATGATGGAACTGGTGGTGTTCAAGAATCAAGTGACATGTCAATTTCAAGCGATGATGACACCAATAAGCAACGGAATGAAAGCAATGTGGAACTTGAACATGACCTTGGTGAAGCTCAACCAGATGCCTTACTTGGAGACCCTAAATTGGGAATGACCTTTGATATTGAGAATGAGGTGCGAGAGTACTACAACAACTACGCTAAAGCAAAGGGCTTTGGTGTGACAAGAAGAAGCTCAAACAATGATGATAATGGACAGCTGAAGTATCTTACACTTTCGTGCTCTCGGTATGGTAAGACTCAGTCCAGATCAAGAAATATGTTGAAACGAAATCCAACAACCGGGTTAGGATGTAAAGCTAAAATCAATATTACCCGTGGTCCTGATGGGAAGTTTCATCTTTCAACTGTCATTTTAGATCATAATCATACATTAAGTCCACACAAGTCTCGGTTATTCAGATGCAACCAAAAGTTAGACTTCCATGTGAAGCGAAGGCTTGAGCTGAATGACCGGGCTGGAATTCGAGTAAACAAGAATTTCAATTCTTTTGTTGTGGAAGCAAATGGTCATGAGAACCTAACTTTTGGTGAGAAGAATGCTCGCAATTTTCTAGAGAAAACaagaaggttgaaacttggcagagGTGATGCTGAAGCGGTTCGTGATTTTTTTGTCAAGATGCAATCTGACAACCCAAATTTTGTCAGTGTCATGGACCTTGATGATGAATCTCGACTAAGGAATGTCTTTTGGGCTGATGCAAGAAGTAGAGCAGTGTATGACTCTTTTCATGATGTCGTTAGTTTTGACACAACATATTTGACGAACAAATATGATATGCCTTTTGCTTGTTTTGTTGGAGTGAATCATCATGGACAATCAGTTTTGCTTGGATGTGCTCTATTATCAAATGAAGATACCGAAACATTTGTTTGGTTATTTCAAGCATGGCTCACATGTATGTCAAATCTCCATCCAAAAGCTATTGTAACCGATCAAGCAAAAGCAATTCAGAATGGTGTGGAAAGAGTTTTTCCAGAATCTCGATATAGATGGTGTTTGTGGCATATAATGAAGAAGATACCCGAGAAGTTTGGTGGATATGATTAGTATGATCACATTAAGGCTGCTATTGGCAAGGCAGTTTATGATTCATTAACAATTACAGAGTTTGAAGTTGCTTGGATGCATATGCTTGAGAAGTATGATCTTGGTGATAACGAATGGCTTAAAGGGCTTTACCGCCATAGGCACCGATGGGTTCCAGCATTTGTGAAAGATGCCTTTTGGGCAGgtatgtctactacacaacgtaGTGAGAGTATGAATGCCTTCTTCGATGGGTATGTTAATGCAAAAACTACATTGAAGCATTTTGTTAGCCAATATGAGAATGCTCTTCGTGATAAAGTTGAGAAGGAGAATATTGCTGATTTCAACTctttcaattcaaccataccttgCATCACACACTTTGATATCGAGAAGCAATTTCAATCAATCTACACAAATtcgaagttcaaagaatttcaagaaGAGCTAACACACAAGATGTATTGTGATCGGAAGTTAATAGAAAAAAAGGGGCAATGGAAACATATGAAATAACTGAGGATGTGCTGATTGACAAAGAAAAAGGGTGGAGAAAAGATATTGTGTACCATGTACAATTCAGTGAGGAAGAGTTTGAAGTTAAGTGTTCATGTCACCACTTTGAGTTCAGGGGGATTCTCTGTAGGCATGTGTTATGTGTGCTCACTCACAAGAAAATCAAGGAGGTTCCTCTACAATACATTCTTGATCGGTGGAGAAAAAATGTGAAAAGAAAACATAACTTCATCAGATGCACATATGGCGGCATGGAAAATACTCCTGTTGCAAATCGTTTTGATAGATTGTGCAACAGTTTCTACCCAGTTGCAGAGATAGGCGCCATGTCagatgattcatgcaattcattgatTGAAGATCTTTGCACCTTGAAAATTAAGTACTCTAGAAACTCAAGTTCTGAAAATAATAAGGATCAGGTTAGTGCACCAAAAGATCAATTGCAGGAAGAGGCGCCTTCTGATGGGAAGACAACAAGTAAAACTATACTAAGTCCAATAGCTGTTAGATGTGCTGGACGTCCTCCTTCATTGAGAAAAGAATCCAAGGTTGATAAGCTTATTCGTCAAGcaaatgaaaagaagaagaaagctgAACTAAGGGAGAAGAAAAAGGCTGCACAAGAAGAGAAGAAGGCTGCACAAAAGGAAGCTGAACCAAAGGTATTCTCCCTATATTATGTTTTTATTCTGTGAAAATAATAACCCAAACTCGTGCGTGTTTTCTTACTAAGTATTTATTTCAGGCTCGCTCCATGAATTTGGAAAAGAAAATGTCCAATAAAAAAAGGAAATCATCACAGGATGATATTCTAGAACAAGATATTGTGGAACAAGATGGCCAAACTTGTAGTAGCATGGCTGAGGTATGCTTATTTCTCACATTTTTATTTCTAGTAAACTCTTAAACATCCATGTAATTTTATCACTTTCTTTGGAGCAGAAATCATTTGACTTGGGCATTATCAATGGCGACATAAATCCACCCCAAGGATCAACTACAGTATCACTTGGAGGTTCATCGACAATGGTTATGCCCCAAATTCTCGGAGAATATACAAGTATGTTGTTTCAAGTTCAGCAAGGATCGACTGTAGTGTCTAATTCTGCAGCATTACACTTCGATGAAAATTAAGGGCTCGATGATATGATGGACCAGAGTTTGGACATGATTTACGTAGTTTGAAGATGTTGGATGCAATATTTTGTATGAACTTGTCAACTTTAATGTAATACTTGATACCTGATAGGCACCAGGGCACTAGAAAAGTAGACGGATTTATATT from Triticum aestivum cultivar Chinese Spring chromosome 4A, IWGSC CS RefSeq v2.1, whole genome shotgun sequence harbors:
- the LOC123084240 gene encoding early nodulin-93-like encodes the protein MSTVTRAYLDQKLAAARRCSREAAVAGAKAAAVATVAAAVPTLASMRMLPWARAHLNPTGQALIISTVAGMAYFIVADKTILSMARKHSFDDAPDHLKNTSFH